One Leeia speluncae genomic window, GGTGAATCTGCACCAGCAGGTGAACTATTCAAGCAATTTGGCTTTACCGTAGAAAATGTTGTGAACACCGTCAAAGGTGTACTTACTGCAGCCTGAACACCTGCAATAAGCAAAGCGATTGGGACTTGAACAACCCCAATCGTGGCAGTACCTACAATGCGGCATCTCCCCCAATAGATGCCGCATTGATTAAGCCAGTTGTTAGCTACACCGATGTGTAAAAAAGATTGGCTTGCCCCTACTCGTGAACATTTGTAACAAGGAGTCGTCCCCCATGATTCGCATCGCCATCAACGGCTATGGCCGCATTGGCCGCAATGTCTTGCGCGCCCTATACGAAACCAACCGCCGCAGCGAATTCAAGCTAGTTGCTATTAACGCCTCTGGCGATTTGGCTACTAACGCCCACCTGACCAAATTCGATACCGTACACGGTCGTTTCCCGTTTGATGTAAAAGCCGATGCCGATGGCAACTGGATGCGCATTAACGACGAAAACATTCGTTTCTTCAGCACCCGCAACCCAGCAGAATTGCCATGGGGCGAACTAGGTGTAGACGTTGTGTTGGAATGTACCGGCGCGTTTACCAGCAAAGCCAAAGCGAAAGCACACTTGGAAGCTGGCGCGAAAAAAGTGTTGATCTCTGCCCCTGGCGATAAAGACGTCGATGCGACCATCGTGATGGGTGTAAACGACCATATCCTTCGCCCAGAGCATACCGTGGTATCGAATGCTTCTTGTACCACTAACTGCTTAGCACCCGTGGCAAAAATCCTTCACGAAGGGATTGGTATTCAAAAAGGTGTGATGACGACGATTCATGCTTACACCAATGACCAAGTGCTAACTGACGTACGTCACAAAGACTTGCGCCGTGCCCGTTCTGCTACCATGAGCATGATCCCAACTAAAACCGGCGCAGCTGCTGCAGTTGGTTTGGTATTGCCAGAACTAAATGGTCGCCTAGATGGTTTTGCAGTACGCGTGCCAACCATTAACGTGTCAATGGTTGACCTGTCTGTGATTCTGTCACGTGATACCACCAAAGAAGAAGTGAACCAGTTGATGGCAGATGCCGCTAACGGTCCACTAAAAGGGATTTTGGATTACACCGATCTACCACTAGTGTCGATCGACTTTAACCACACCCCAGCTTCTTCTACCTTTGATGGCACCCTGACCAAGGTAGTCGATGGCAACTTATTAAAAGTTTCTGCTTGGTATGACAACGAATGGGGCTATTCTTGCCGCATGCTAGATGCCGCCAAAGCATTAGCTTCTGTATAATATCTAGTAAGTCACGTGGCAGTGGAATCACTGCCACGATCGCTATCCCCCCTGTTTACAGCATCGCACGTCAGCCCTTTTGCTGGCGCTGATGGCTCAATGCTATGAATGCCTCTCTCCACTGCAGCAGCGGCATGTCCATTCACAGGAGTTTTACATGCAATTCAAGAAACTGACCGAGCAATCGCTGAACGGCAAACGCGTGCTGATTCGCGTTGATATGAACGTGCCTGTTAAAGAAGGCGTGATTGGTGATGACACCCGTATCCGTGCTTCTTTACCTTCTATCGAGCACGCATTGTCTCAAGGTGCTTCTGTTATTTTGATGACTCACCTTGGCCGTCCAACGGAAGGCGAAATCAAAGCCGAAGATACCTTAGCCCCTGTGGTTGCCCGTTTGGCAGAACTACTAGGCAAGCCAGTTCGCCTTGTCGCGGATTGGCAAGCAAATGGTTTGACTTTGGCTGCAGGCGAAGTCGCCATGCTAGAGAATGTTCGCTGCAATAAAGGCGAGAAAAAGAATACCGATGAACTTGGCCAAGCGTATGCTGCGCTATGTGATGTGTTTGTAAATGATGCATTTGGTACCGCTCACCGTGCAGAAGCATCGACCCATGCGGTGGCTAAATTTGCACCGATCGCATGTGCTGGCGTATTGATGGCTGGCGAACTAGATGCGCTTGGTAAAGCATTGGCACAACCAGCCCGCCCATTGGTGGCGATTGTTGCTGGTTCTAAAGTCTCTACCAAACTGACTATTCTTGAGTCGCTAGCCGATAAAGTAGACCAACTGATCGTTGGCGGCGGTATTGCCAATACCTTCTTGTTAGCAGAAGGCCAAGCGATTGGTAAATCGCTAGCGGAAGCAGATTTAGTTGGCGACGCGAAGAAAGTGATTGAAAAGCTACGCGCGCGTGGTGGTAATGTACCTCTGCCAAAAGACGTTGTTGTCGCCAGTGAATTTAGCCCAACCGCTACTGCAACCACCAAGTCTTTGTCTGAAGTCACCGCTGACGACATGATTTTGGACATTGGCCCACAATCAGCAAACGAACTAGCTGAAATCGTAGCGAAAGCAGGCACCGTGGTATGGAATGGCCCAGTCGGTGTGTTTGAATTCGACCAATTTGGTAACGGCACACATACGTTGGCAAAAGCAATTGCCGCTAGCAATGCATTCTCGATTGCCGGTGGTGGTGATACCTTAGCTGCCGTTTCTAAATATGGCATTACTGACGATGTTTCTTACATCTCTACTGGCGGTGGCGCTTTCCTTGAATTCTTGGAAGGTAAAGTACTACCAGCAGTTGAAATTTTAAGCCAGCGCGCTTAATCTCTCGCTTCTGATACAAATGCCGTGCATTTTGTGATGCACGGCATTTTTTTATGATTTACCCGAAGGAAACACCATGGCACCCCGCCGCCTAGAAGGACACATTACCAAATGGAACGATGACAGAGGCTTTGGCTTTGTCTTGCCAGAGGGTAACAAGCAAACAATATTTATTCATGCAAAGGCGTTTACTGGAAATGTAAAACGGCCATCTGTGGGGGATCGGGTTTCTTTTCAAATTGGAAGAGATCGTCAAAAACGTCCGATTGCCATTCATGCGAGTAACTTAACACAAGAAGCAGCACAAACGAGTACAGCGGCTAACCCTACTAGATTAGGGCTTATTTTGGCTGCGGTCTTCATGATTGCAGTGATTGCCCTTGTTTGGTTTAGCGTGTTGCCCGTCTCCATTTTGGTCATGACACTAATCTTAAGTAGCTTTACCTTTATCCGTTACGCGATGGATAAATACGCCGCCACCCATCAATTAAAACGCACGCCAGAAATCGGCCTGCATTTGCTAGCCCTCTTTTGTGGTTGGCCCGGTGCCGCACTGGCGCAACATTTCTTGCGCCATAAGTCAGAGAAAAATGCTTTCCGCCGTACCTTCTGGATTACCGTGGCATTGAACGTGTTTTTCATTAGTGGCATCCCTCTTTTGGCTAAGTAGCATTCGCTAGAAGCCACACAAAAAGAAGGAAGGTTTTGACAAGTGCATTATGCCAATGAAATAATATGTATTTTTCATAATTATGCGCTTATCTACCTTTCTTCTTCTTTCGCTTCCAGTCGCCTTTTTAACGGCGTGCGCCTCTGTTGCCGTGTCTGATGACGCCATCAAAGAAAACACAGCAATGACATTGGGTGTTTCTAAAGATTCGCTGACCATCTTAAACCGCCAAGATAGCGGAATTAAAACCACCTATCAGGCGAAAACCAAAAGCGGCAAAATTTATAGCTGCTACGTGACTGGCTCTGTTGGCATTGTTGGCCGAGTGGTATCTGATGCCATGTGTAATACCGGCAGCAAGCTAACGGAAAAAGCCACCACTGGTTCTTGCAACGAACTCTTAAAAGCAGCGAAAAAGTGCTAAGGTATTTGCGCTAACGCAATTAGCCGCCATTCCCCTACCCAAGCTACGCAGCTTACCGCTAAGATAAGTTGATAGTCCCTTTATAGGAATATCAACTTGTCTCACGCCAAACCTCTACTTCCTACCAGCATTTGGATGCTCGGTTTTGTTAGTATGCTGATGGATATTTCCTCCGAAATGATTCACAGCCTGCTACCCATGTTTATGGTGGGCACGTTAGGGGCAAGTGTCTGGATGGTTGGTTTAGTAGAAGGGCTAGGAGAATCGACAGCGCTACTCGTCAAGATATTCTCTGGTTCGCTGAGTGATTACTTAGGAAAACGTAAAGGTATTGTGCTGGCAGGCTATGCCCTGGGCGCTTTTACCAAACCCTTATTTGCGATTGCAGGTGGTATTGGTACGATCCTCACCGCACGCTTAATCGACCGTGTTGGCAAGGGTGTGCGCAGCGCACCAAGAGACGCGCTCATTTCTGATATTGTCCCCGCAGCGCATCGTGGCGCAGCCTTTGGATTACGGCAATCACTAGATACTATTGGCGCAGTGATTGGACCTTTATTAGCCGTTGGGCTAATGATTGCTTGGCAAAATGATTACCGCACCATTTTTTGGGTAGCGGCGATTCCAGGTCTACTTGCCGTGCTGCTACTGCACTATGGCGTTACCGAACCCGATAATCTCACCACGGCCACCCCTTCTCCATTAAGTCTTTCGTCACTAAAAAAGCTTGGTGCGCCATTTTGGTGGGTGGTTGCAATAGGTGGTGTATTTACACTGGCCAGATTTAGCGAAGCCTTCTTAGTGCTAGTCGCGCAGAAAAGCGGGATTCGCGAAGCCTATGTCCCCTTGGTGATGGTTGGGATGAATGTGATTTATGCCATCACTGCTTACCCGTTTGGGAAACTATCTGATCGACTGCCTGCAGAGGTTTTACTTACCGCTGGGCTAGTGGTGTTAATCATCGCCGATGGCTTATTAGCGAGTGGCGGTACATGGTGGGTGATTGGCCTTGGCGTCATGCTTTGGGGTGTCCATATGGGCATGACCCAAGGTTTATTATCGGCTCTCGTTGCCGATACCGCACCGAGCGATTTACGTGGTACGGCATTTGGCTTGTTTAATCTAGTTAGCGGGATTTGCTTATTACTAGCGAGTGCCGGAGCAGGTTTACTGTGGGACACCCTAGGCGCTGCATCTACCTTTTATGCAGGTGCAATTTGCTGTGTACTAGCATTATTCACCTTATGGGCTAGGTGGTGGTGGCGAAAAACCAGCCACCCCACCCGCTGATGGATGAATCAACACACGCCATCTGGACTAACGATATTTCCCCGCGTATTTTTCGACATTTGAAGCATTTTCTTTGGTCACGAATCCGGGGCCAGATTGGATATTTCTGGCTTTGTAGACCGGGCTAAGTCCATACTCTTTTAGCCGCTCTAGTAGCTTTGGATTATTTTTTACTTTCTTGTTAATTTTATCGATATCCGCCAGCACATTATTATCAGGGTGCGGCATGGTTAACCAATAGTTTAAAACCATCGCAGAAATATACCCTTGTAGGTACGGTTGCTGATCAATTGCAAAACGGATGTCTCCCGTTTTAATCGCTTGCACAATCCGATCACTCAAATCAAAGGTATAAACTTTTAACTGGCG contains:
- a CDS encoding phosphoglycerate kinase; amino-acid sequence: MQFKKLTEQSLNGKRVLIRVDMNVPVKEGVIGDDTRIRASLPSIEHALSQGASVILMTHLGRPTEGEIKAEDTLAPVVARLAELLGKPVRLVADWQANGLTLAAGEVAMLENVRCNKGEKKNTDELGQAYAALCDVFVNDAFGTAHRAEASTHAVAKFAPIACAGVLMAGELDALGKALAQPARPLVAIVAGSKVSTKLTILESLADKVDQLIVGGGIANTFLLAEGQAIGKSLAEADLVGDAKKVIEKLRARGGNVPLPKDVVVASEFSPTATATTKSLSEVTADDMILDIGPQSANELAEIVAKAGTVVWNGPVGVFEFDQFGNGTHTLAKAIAASNAFSIAGGGDTLAAVSKYGITDDVSYISTGGGAFLEFLEGKVLPAVEILSQRA
- the gap gene encoding type I glyceraldehyde-3-phosphate dehydrogenase; translation: MIRIAINGYGRIGRNVLRALYETNRRSEFKLVAINASGDLATNAHLTKFDTVHGRFPFDVKADADGNWMRINDENIRFFSTRNPAELPWGELGVDVVLECTGAFTSKAKAKAHLEAGAKKVLISAPGDKDVDATIVMGVNDHILRPEHTVVSNASCTTNCLAPVAKILHEGIGIQKGVMTTIHAYTNDQVLTDVRHKDLRRARSATMSMIPTKTGAAAAVGLVLPELNGRLDGFAVRVPTINVSMVDLSVILSRDTTKEEVNQLMADAANGPLKGILDYTDLPLVSIDFNHTPASSTFDGTLTKVVDGNLLKVSAWYDNEWGYSCRMLDAAKALASV
- a CDS encoding cold shock and DUF1294 domain-containing protein, producing MAPRRLEGHITKWNDDRGFGFVLPEGNKQTIFIHAKAFTGNVKRPSVGDRVSFQIGRDRQKRPIAIHASNLTQEAAQTSTAANPTRLGLILAAVFMIAVIALVWFSVLPVSILVMTLILSSFTFIRYAMDKYAATHQLKRTPEIGLHLLALFCGWPGAALAQHFLRHKSEKNAFRRTFWITVALNVFFISGIPLLAK
- a CDS encoding MFS transporter, with the translated sequence MSHAKPLLPTSIWMLGFVSMLMDISSEMIHSLLPMFMVGTLGASVWMVGLVEGLGESTALLVKIFSGSLSDYLGKRKGIVLAGYALGAFTKPLFAIAGGIGTILTARLIDRVGKGVRSAPRDALISDIVPAAHRGAAFGLRQSLDTIGAVIGPLLAVGLMIAWQNDYRTIFWVAAIPGLLAVLLLHYGVTEPDNLTTATPSPLSLSSLKKLGAPFWWVVAIGGVFTLARFSEAFLVLVAQKSGIREAYVPLVMVGMNVIYAITAYPFGKLSDRLPAEVLLTAGLVVLIIADGLLASGGTWWVIGLGVMLWGVHMGMTQGLLSALVADTAPSDLRGTAFGLFNLVSGICLLLASAGAGLLWDTLGAASTFYAGAICCVLALFTLWARWWWRKTSHPTR